From Methanobrevibacter sp., a single genomic window includes:
- the dcd gene encoding dCTP deaminase, producing MTILSDKTIKEYLEEGKIAIEPLEDEKQIQPSSVDMRLGNEFKVFKVIRKPYIDPKDPEDVASYMESTVVEPGEAFIIHPNEFALATTNEYVKVPDDLVARVEGRSSMGRLGVTMHVTAGFIDPGFEGKITLEISNIGAMPVALYPGQRVCQIVFETMTTPSEIPYGHPTRNSKYMGQVKPESSRIKQDYELKKE from the coding sequence ATGACTATTCTAAGTGATAAAACCATAAAAGAATATCTAGAGGAAGGTAAGATTGCGATTGAACCTTTAGAAGATGAAAAGCAAATTCAACCATCTTCCGTAGATATGAGGCTTGGAAATGAGTTTAAAGTTTTTAAAGTTATTAGAAAACCATATATTGATCCGAAAGATCCCGAAGATGTTGCATCATATATGGAATCTACCGTTGTTGAACCTGGAGAAGCTTTCATTATTCATCCCAATGAATTTGCATTGGCTACAACAAACGAATACGTTAAAGTTCCAGATGACCTTGTAGCAAGAGTAGAAGGCCGTTCTTCCATGGGAAGACTTGGTGTGACCATGCACGTTACAGCAGGATTTATCGACCCTGGTTTTGAAGGAAAAATTACTTTGGAAATTTCAAATATCGGAGCCATGCCAGTGGCATTATACCCTGGCCAAAGAGTATGTCAAATAGTATTTGAAACCATGACAACCCCATCTGAAATACCTTATGGACACCCAACAAGAAATAGTAAGTATATGGGTCAAGTAAAACCAGAAAGCAGTAGAATTAAACAAGATTATGAATTAAAGAAGGAATGA
- a CDS encoding MIP family channel protein has product MKKYISELIGTLVLVLFGCGSAAIAGNILGNLGIAFAFGLSIVAMAYVIGDISGCHINPAVSFGMWITKRMDTKDFILYVIFQCIGAIIGIAILAYFINSCPSLGGYLTTGLGQNGFGSASSVGITMGGAFVVEAILTFVFVFTVLGVTRTEKTAGVAGIVIGLTLAFVHIMGIPLTGTSVNPARSLAPALFMGGQALSQVWLFIVAPLVGALVAGLIYKYLYPENKTLPYDEI; this is encoded by the coding sequence ATGAAAAAGTATATTAGTGAACTTATTGGAACTTTAGTTTTAGTTCTTTTCGGATGTGGAAGTGCTGCAATAGCAGGAAACATCCTCGGTAATTTAGGAATCGCTTTTGCTTTCGGTTTATCAATCGTAGCAATGGCTTATGTAATCGGAGACATTTCAGGATGTCATATTAATCCTGCCGTATCTTTCGGTATGTGGATTACAAAGAGAATGGATACCAAAGATTTTATTTTGTACGTAATTTTCCAATGTATTGGAGCAATAATCGGAATTGCAATTCTTGCTTACTTCATTAATTCCTGCCCTTCACTTGGAGGATACTTAACCACCGGTCTCGGTCAAAACGGATTCGGATCTGCATCCAGTGTTGGAATAACTATGGGCGGAGCATTCGTAGTAGAAGCAATTTTAACATTTGTATTTGTATTTACTGTTCTTGGTGTTACCAGAACCGAAAAAACCGCTGGCGTTGCAGGTATTGTAATTGGTTTAACTTTAGCATTTGTACACATTATGGGAATTCCATTAACTGGAACTTCTGTAAACCCAGCACGTAGTTTAGCACCAGCATTATTCATGGGCGGACAAGCTTTAAGCCAAGTTTGGTTATTCATAGTAGCTCCTTTAGTAGGTGCATTAGTAGCTGGTTTAATATACAAATATCTTTATCCAGAAAACAAAACTTTACCTTATGATGAAATCTAA
- a CDS encoding winged helix-turn-helix domain-containing protein — MNKKNEEYLENYEHISDEIKHITNSIVRLQLLFSLFEGNKSMKELNEDTGLSYSSISSNIHLLETNQYVKRDDNRYFLSNVMKIYIRNLMEFNKTIHILQEFFNLFENHKVRNISINSISELCMVENSKLLESSGTNAYKINKVILDAVEKSDSIKAILPISFQDLREKIEEFAASDKKVEIKLSHDIFDDFTRNIDLDLPNVKIKEFKNDFNFLLILANDMMIFGLYRKDGSYDQNRIMVSKSSEGLKWANKLFNTI; from the coding sequence GTGAATAAGAAAAATGAAGAATATTTAGAAAACTATGAACATATTTCTGATGAAATAAAACATATAACTAATTCGATAGTCAGATTGCAGCTACTGTTCAGTTTATTTGAAGGCAATAAAAGCATGAAAGAACTCAATGAAGACACTGGCCTAAGTTACAGCTCCATTTCTTCAAACATTCATCTTCTTGAAACAAATCAATACGTCAAAAGGGATGATAACCGCTATTTTCTATCAAATGTCATGAAAATATATATTAGGAACCTGATGGAGTTTAACAAGACCATCCATATTCTTCAGGAGTTCTTCAATTTATTTGAAAATCATAAGGTTAGGAATATCTCAATAAATTCCATATCTGAATTGTGCATGGTTGAAAACAGCAAATTATTGGAATCTAGTGGAACCAATGCATATAAGATTAATAAAGTCATTTTGGATGCTGTTGAAAAATCAGATTCCATCAAAGCAATTCTTCCAATCAGCTTTCAGGACTTAAGGGAAAAAATAGAGGAATTTGCAGCTTCCGACAAAAAGGTTGAAATCAAGCTGTCTCATGATATTTTTGATGATTTCACAAGAAATATCGATCTGGATTTGCCCAATGTCAAGATTAAGGAATTCAAAAACGATTTTAACTTTTTACTGATACTGGCCAATGACATGATGATTTTCGGCCTTTATAGGAAAGATGGTAGTTACGATCAAAACAGGATAATGGTATCGAAATCTTCTGAAGGTTTAAAATGGGCAAACAAGCTGTTCAATACAATTTAA
- a CDS encoding cell division protein SepF, translated as MSFMNALRRSLGFEETEEKSNNLAPSYPISEYYDDDIEEYTIEPEYEYYSSSYEILLLKPKTIDDINYIIDQIIEEKNPVIVDFAFIEKESPANFKLAADKIKDMRNQFGVEAILLSRTEDKNLIIISPENISLVRK; from the coding sequence ATGAGTTTTATGAATGCTTTAAGAAGAAGTTTAGGTTTTGAAGAGACTGAAGAAAAAAGTAATAATTTAGCACCATCTTATCCGATTTCTGAATATTATGATGATGATATTGAAGAATATACCATTGAGCCTGAATATGAATACTATTCTTCAAGTTATGAAATATTGTTGCTTAAGCCAAAAACAATCGATGACATTAACTACATCATCGATCAGATAATCGAAGAGAAAAATCCGGTAATTGTTGATTTTGCTTTTATTGAAAAAGAAAGTCCAGCTAACTTTAAATTAGCTGCCGATAAGATTAAAGATATGAGAAATCAGTTTGGTGTAGAAGCAATACTTCTTTCACGCACTGAAGATAAGAATTTGATTATTATCTCTCCTGAAAACATAAGTTTGGTTAGAAAATAA
- a CDS encoding ZPR1 zinc finger domain-containing protein → MDEINSMVINCPACGAENKAKSIMREIEIPHFGKVLETTILCDECGFKHNDIIALEQHDPAKYTIDINKDNLSVRVVRSQSATVSIPELGVKVEPGPKSEGYVTNVEGIITRFKDATKKALNLFSEEEAQKNAKLVLEKLDSLSDGTSEATLIIYDPFGQSNIVSDNVKIEEIPEEELKELKTGFTIIEDE, encoded by the coding sequence ATGGATGAAATAAATTCAATGGTAATAAATTGTCCTGCCTGTGGAGCTGAAAATAAAGCCAAATCCATAATGAGAGAAATTGAAATCCCTCATTTCGGAAAAGTGCTTGAAACAACAATTCTTTGTGATGAATGTGGATTTAAACACAATGACATTATAGCTCTAGAACAACATGACCCAGCAAAATATACCATAGACATAAACAAAGATAATTTATCAGTGCGTGTGGTAAGATCCCAGTCTGCAACAGTAAGCATTCCAGAACTTGGAGTGAAGGTGGAACCTGGTCCAAAATCAGAGGGATACGTAACAAATGTTGAAGGAATAATAACAAGATTCAAGGATGCAACAAAAAAAGCATTGAATCTCTTTTCTGAAGAGGAAGCTCAAAAAAATGCAAAGCTAGTTCTAGAAAAATTAGATTCACTTAGTGATGGAACATCAGAAGCCACTTTAATAATTTATGACCCTTTCGGCCAAAGTAACATCGTAAGTGACAATGTAAAAATAGAAGAAATTCCTGAAGAGGAATTAAAAGAATTGAAAACTGGTTTTACAATAATAGAAGATGAATGA
- a CDS encoding RNA methyltransferase: MGDAAVSEQSVVNHELNSSKNENEEKTDAKETSTKKAKKKSQSSGKEISITLKDNPDEESLKLKSNIYVVFVECETPGNIGFLARTMANFGLSKLVLINPPELKKEAFYQAMHAQHIVENAMIFDSLDEFYKNVRIDFKVASTGVAGGSYNLSRIPIKPEELGRKLNPNNNTAIIFGREGNGLTNKEIESCDITVSIPTDPTYPIMNISHAAAIILYELFKNRNEFPVEGLEESTSIEKEYLLKDMEEIIDALPIPDHKKKTGLRSFKNIINRAFITGREAHTLKGILRRLKMNQEE, encoded by the coding sequence ATGGGAGATGCTGCAGTTAGTGAACAGTCAGTTGTGAATCATGAATTAAACTCATCAAAAAATGAAAATGAAGAAAAAACTGATGCGAAGGAAACTTCTACAAAAAAAGCAAAAAAGAAATCACAATCCAGTGGCAAGGAAATCTCCATAACCCTTAAAGACAATCCTGATGAAGAATCATTAAAACTTAAAAGTAATATTTATGTAGTTTTTGTTGAATGTGAAACTCCAGGAAACATAGGTTTTCTTGCAAGAACAATGGCCAATTTCGGACTTTCAAAATTAGTATTGATTAATCCTCCTGAACTTAAGAAGGAAGCATTTTATCAGGCAATGCATGCTCAGCACATAGTTGAAAATGCAATGATTTTTGATAGCTTGGATGAATTCTACAAAAATGTGAGGATTGATTTTAAAGTGGCTTCCACAGGAGTTGCTGGAGGTAGCTATAATCTTTCAAGAATTCCAATAAAACCTGAAGAATTAGGCCGTAAGTTGAATCCCAATAACAATACTGCCATCATTTTTGGACGGGAGGGAAATGGGCTTACAAATAAAGAAATTGAAAGCTGTGACATAACCGTAAGCATTCCAACCGACCCAACATATCCAATTATGAATATTTCACATGCGGCAGCGATTATTCTATATGAACTGTTTAAAAATAGAAATGAATTTCCAGTTGAAGGTCTTGAAGAGAGCACATCAATTGAAAAGGAATATCTGCTTAAAGATATGGAGGAAATCATCGATGCTCTTCCAATTCCAGACCACAAAAAGAAAACTGGATTAAGATCATTTAAAAATATTATAAATCGCGCTTTTATTACTGGGCGTGAAGCACATACATTAAAAGGTATTTTAAGAAGATTAAAAATGAATCAAGAGGAATAA
- a CDS encoding adhesin: MAILLINVVVADVSATTVFLTSDNIANPDADKALLDSISKYVEELSNGQIKVTVDNYAPQPGESSRAIEANDDVRVVLGACCAGSFYIMAKYAAVTTDQIIYINSGDFDLDTSNNLRRAWDDNYSNGTFAGINNPGQFLNESGVSYIQPLQKYPDAGPDGYINTNNDEVSKYIAEEIINAIENPKKGDSTNSALLVTHKIPVSKMAEGSSEMYSSGEIDADKTYNGYSAPQLLYLTSSYLNGNGIDNPSSYDNPSSPLKYSIFAKDSYSIYQYMEMGGIVKKYMDENNQAPDYINYQGAYLSYDDLQYNFAKITANHTDYRHMDFEGSYSFDKTNESILIDILPFLSIIILVLLVYLLVKRVKKIIKFKK, encoded by the coding sequence TTGGCAATTCTGCTAATTAATGTGGTGGTAGCTGACGTATCTGCAACCACAGTATTTCTAACATCAGACAATATTGCCAATCCCGACGCAGACAAGGCATTGCTTGATTCAATTAGCAAATATGTTGAAGAACTTAGTAATGGACAAATCAAAGTTACCGTAGACAATTATGCCCCCCAACCTGGGGAAAGTTCAAGAGCTATTGAAGCTAATGACGATGTGAGAGTGGTTTTAGGAGCTTGCTGTGCTGGAAGTTTCTATATTATGGCCAAATATGCAGCCGTTACCACAGATCAAATCATTTACATCAACAGTGGCGATTTTGACTTGGACACCTCCAATAATCTAAGAAGGGCATGGGACGACAACTATTCAAACGGAACATTTGCAGGTATTAACAATCCAGGACAATTTTTGAACGAATCTGGAGTTTCATATATCCAACCCCTTCAAAAATATCCGGATGCAGGTCCTGACGGCTATATAAACACAAATAATGATGAAGTCAGCAAATATATTGCAGAAGAAATTATTAATGCAATTGAAAATCCTAAAAAGGGCGATTCAACCAATTCAGCATTACTTGTGACACATAAGATTCCAGTAAGCAAAATGGCTGAAGGAAGCAGTGAAATGTACTCATCTGGAGAAATAGATGCCGATAAAACATATAACGGCTATAGTGCTCCACAATTGCTTTATTTAACAAGCTCCTATCTTAACGGAAATGGTATTGACAACCCATCCAGCTATGACAATCCATCATCCCCTTTAAAATATTCCATATTTGCAAAGGACTCCTACTCCATATACCAGTATATGGAAATGGGTGGAATCGTTAAGAAATACATGGATGAAAATAATCAGGCTCCAGACTACATCAATTATCAGGGCGCATACCTCAGTTACGACGATCTCCAATATAATTTTGCAAAAATAACTGCAAACCATACAGATTATAGGCATATGGATTTTGAAGGTTCATACAGCTTTGATAAAACTAATGAATCCATACTCATTGACATCCTACCATTTTTATCAATCATAATCCTTGTTTTATTAGTATACCTATTAGTAAAACGTGTTAAAAAAATAATAAAGTTTAAAAAGTAA
- a CDS encoding DUF1611 domain-containing protein, whose translation MYSVKSVKDLQNLNPYVIVGCGGGGEKFSNLEGIETVGFIDDDERKQGKPFCGIKVSSSLEEALEDNDAKSIAIMIPIGAEGAALKYAVQAIDAGLNVVCSFRSLPVADNSSLVKFAESKGVEIKEISPRLDVVKEIAGVAPEKSCEVLPKISYTPKAKVVFVGGTSQECGKRTTTKALGIEAEKRGLTSAIISTDEMGIEEPTDFNFRAGSLSVMDVPAAILSAIKFVEESKNPDIIFIEGQSSLTEKGNPHPRGLSASILIGSAPDAVIVAHRPNHPYREPRGIPDEIKAIEAVEPTKVVGISINLRNSDLEDMDEEYFEDRYDLPTQDVYNNGASKLLDAIFDYLGDD comes from the coding sequence TTGTATTCAGTAAAATCAGTAAAAGATCTTCAAAATCTTAACCCTTACGTTATAGTTGGATGTGGGGGTGGTGGAGAGAAATTCTCCAACCTTGAGGGTATTGAAACAGTAGGTTTCATTGATGATGATGAGAGAAAACAAGGCAAACCGTTCTGTGGGATTAAAGTTTCTAGCAGTCTTGAAGAAGCTTTAGAAGACAATGACGCTAAATCCATTGCAATAATGATTCCTATTGGAGCTGAAGGAGCAGCACTTAAGTATGCTGTTCAGGCTATTGATGCTGGTTTAAATGTAGTATGTTCATTTAGATCCCTCCCGGTTGCGGACAATTCATCTCTAGTCAAATTTGCTGAATCAAAAGGCGTGGAAATTAAGGAAATTAGTCCAAGATTAGACGTGGTTAAGGAAATAGCTGGCGTAGCTCCAGAAAAATCCTGTGAAGTTTTACCTAAAATTTCCTATACTCCAAAGGCAAAGGTTGTTTTTGTTGGAGGTACATCTCAGGAATGTGGTAAAAGGACCACCACCAAAGCTTTAGGTATTGAAGCTGAAAAAAGAGGATTGACTTCAGCCATTATTTCCACTGATGAAATGGGAATTGAAGAACCAACCGATTTTAATTTCAGAGCAGGAAGTTTGTCTGTTATGGATGTCCCTGCAGCTATCTTAAGCGCTATCAAATTCGTTGAGGAATCTAAAAATCCTGATATCATTTTTATTGAAGGTCAATCCAGTTTGACTGAAAAAGGAAATCCTCATCCAAGAGGACTATCTGCATCAATCTTGATAGGTTCTGCACCGGATGCAGTTATTGTTGCACACAGACCAAATCACCCTTATAGAGAACCAAGAGGAATTCCTGATGAAATTAAGGCTATTGAAGCTGTTGAACCAACTAAAGTTGTAGGTATCTCCATCAATCTTAGAAATTCAGATTTAGAGGATATGGATGAGGAATACTTCGAAGATAGATATGACTTACCTACTCAGGATGTTTATAATAATGGTGCTTCAAAATTATTGGATGCTATTTTTGATTATTTAGGGGACGATTAA
- a CDS encoding TatD family hydrolase translates to MIDTHIHADARSSEDFEQMYLSGIDSAITCAFYPYDLFNETVLLNHLEKILNYDTARAKKYGLDLKVALGIHPSNCDVKPELIYENLYKWIENKDIVAIGEIGLENLTDNEIEVFKKQLEIGDETKTKVIVHTPRKQKAEVLKVINEIIPEHIDEKLVVIDHINPAVVEDVIDRDYTLGLTVQPQKMEKEDAIAILNEYGFDRFLLNSDISNMPSNPLSVPETVRELQKQGFENKKIERVAFKNAKEFFNI, encoded by the coding sequence ATGATAGACACACATATACATGCAGATGCAAGAAGTAGTGAAGATTTCGAACAAATGTATTTAAGTGGAATAGATAGTGCAATAACTTGTGCTTTTTATCCTTATGATTTATTTAATGAAACTGTTCTTTTAAATCATTTAGAAAAAATATTAAACTATGATACCGCAAGAGCAAAAAAGTATGGCCTTGACTTGAAAGTAGCTTTAGGGATACATCCATCAAACTGTGATGTCAAACCTGAACTGATATATGAAAATCTCTACAAATGGATTGAAAACAAAGATATCGTAGCCATTGGAGAAATAGGCCTTGAAAACCTGACTGACAATGAAATTGAAGTATTCAAAAAACAATTGGAAATTGGTGATGAAACAAAAACCAAAGTAATCGTCCACACACCCCGCAAACAGAAAGCTGAAGTGTTAAAAGTCATAAACGAAATAATACCAGAACATATTGACGAAAAATTAGTTGTGATTGACCATATCAATCCTGCAGTTGTTGAAGATGTTATTGACAGGGATTATACCTTAGGCCTTACAGTCCAACCTCAAAAAATGGAAAAGGAAGATGCGATAGCTATTTTAAACGAATACGGATTTGACAGATTTTTGTTAAACAGCGATATAAGCAACATGCCTTCAAACCCATTATCAGTTCCGGAAACAGTAAGGGAATTGCAAAAACAGGGATTTGAAAATAAAAAAATAGAAAGAGTAGCATTTAAAAATGCTAAGGAATTTTTTAATATATGA
- the tfrB gene encoding fumarate reductase (CoM/CoB) subunit TfrB, producing the protein MIKVYVSRFDREVDSEPHIECYEIEKTPGMKVLDALKAINEKYDADISYRESCRAGQCGSCAIKFNGNGALACQKEIKDGALIEPLDFPVIKDLIVDKSEIEQKIKDIHLNLIPQHEDKCFNESITSEDIKETKKVRGCIECHSCLSTCPVVKYFKDEYGGPYIMRYLSKFDKDPRDMDDRLRESLEEGLFKCTSCGKCKSVCPKNINTFGDAITKFREKACQEGEGPLPAHVKFKENIQKTNRSVVSDKSFVEEINKIKANKKGEKPKVALFTGCMMDKKLPEVGYALMDVLEANGIEVDIPQEQVCCGSPLINTGQTEAVQDLVDKNKEVFADYDTVITVCAGCGATLKNKHPEYGSELNVMDISEFLVDKLDYDKMNELDMKVTWHDPCHLVRGQNIKDQPREIIENMKGVEFVEMKHPCQCCGAGGGIKSGEPEIALKLSSEKAKMIDDTGAEAVITICPFCQLNLQDGLDNEEVDVKSMNLVELLQKAYE; encoded by the coding sequence ATGATAAAAGTTTATGTGTCTAGATTTGATAGGGAAGTAGACTCAGAACCACATATTGAATGCTACGAAATTGAAAAAACACCTGGAATGAAAGTATTGGATGCTCTTAAAGCAATAAATGAAAAATACGATGCTGACATTAGCTATAGGGAATCTTGTCGTGCAGGCCAATGTGGATCTTGCGCTATTAAATTCAATGGAAATGGGGCTCTTGCATGCCAAAAAGAAATAAAGGACGGAGCATTGATTGAGCCACTTGACTTTCCAGTGATTAAGGATTTGATTGTCGATAAAAGTGAAATTGAACAGAAAATAAAGGACATACATTTAAATCTAATTCCTCAACACGAAGATAAATGCTTCAATGAATCAATTACCAGTGAGGACATTAAAGAGACTAAAAAGGTCAGAGGTTGTATTGAATGTCATTCCTGCCTTTCTACCTGCCCTGTCGTCAAATACTTTAAAGATGAATACGGCGGACCCTACATAATGAGATATCTCTCTAAATTTGACAAGGACCCAAGAGACATGGATGACAGGCTAAGGGAAAGTCTGGAGGAAGGCCTGTTCAAATGTACAAGCTGTGGAAAATGCAAATCAGTTTGTCCTAAAAATATAAACACCTTTGGAGATGCAATTACCAAATTTAGAGAAAAGGCCTGTCAGGAAGGAGAAGGGCCTCTTCCGGCACATGTCAAGTTCAAGGAAAATATCCAAAAAACCAACCGTTCAGTTGTAAGTGACAAAAGCTTTGTAGAGGAAATCAACAAAATTAAAGCCAATAAAAAAGGAGAAAAACCTAAAGTGGCTTTATTTACCGGTTGCATGATGGATAAAAAATTGCCTGAAGTAGGCTATGCCTTAATGGATGTTCTTGAAGCCAATGGAATAGAGGTTGACATTCCTCAAGAGCAGGTATGTTGCGGATCACCTTTGATCAATACCGGACAGACCGAGGCCGTTCAGGATTTGGTTGATAAAAATAAAGAGGTGTTTGCTGATTACGATACTGTAATAACTGTCTGTGCAGGATGCGGTGCGACACTTAAAAACAAACATCCGGAATATGGATCCGAGCTTAATGTGATGGACATAAGTGAATTTTTAGTGGATAAGCTTGACTATGACAAGATGAATGAATTGGATATGAAAGTTACCTGGCATGACCCATGTCACTTAGTTAGAGGCCAAAACATCAAAGACCAGCCAAGAGAAATCATAGAAAATATGAAAGGGGTTGAGTTTGTAGAAATGAAACATCCTTGTCAATGCTGTGGTGCTGGTGGTGGAATAAAATCCGGAGAACCTGAAATAGCCTTGAAATTGTCATCTGAAAAGGCTAAGATGATTGACGATACAGGTGCAGAAGCAGTAATCACAATTTGTCCGTTTTGCCAGTTGAACCTTCAGGATGGTCTTGACAACGAAGAAGTTGACGTTAAATCAATGAACCTTGTAGAATTATTGCAAAAGGCATATGAATAG
- a CDS encoding MarR family winged helix-turn-helix transcriptional regulator — protein MSIENNNIPLTACFSFIKQQHYLFLNKVLEDEEINAGQSAFLIYLLFNNRACQDDIANHYKIGKGSVARGIRKLEDLNLISKETDENNRRKCILTLNKDGERIAKKILEANKKWEEEIYSQVDIPKENLEDIMKQVAIKTMEINKKINMEGFDGSGK, from the coding sequence ATGAGCATAGAGAATAACAATATTCCATTAACTGCTTGTTTTTCATTCATAAAACAACAACATTATCTTTTTCTAAACAAAGTATTAGAAGATGAAGAGATTAATGCAGGCCAATCTGCATTTTTAATATACTTATTATTCAATAATAGGGCATGTCAGGATGATATAGCTAATCACTATAAAATAGGTAAGGGATCAGTAGCCAGAGGAATTAGAAAACTGGAAGATTTAAACCTAATTTCAAAAGAAACTGATGAAAACAATCGCAGAAAATGCATTCTAACCCTAAATAAAGACGGTGAAAGAATAGCTAAAAAAATTCTTGAAGCGAATAAGAAATGGGAGGAAGAAATATACTCCCAGGTAGATATTCCCAAAGAGAATCTTGAAGATATAATGAAACAAGTGGCAATCAAAACAATGGAAATAAATAAAAAAATCAATATGGAGGGCTTTGATGGCTCAGGCAAATGA
- the glyS gene encoding glycine--tRNA ligase → MNHDKMTNISAKRGFLWPSFEIYSGVSGFTDYGPLGASLKNNIMQKWRKQYVSGEGFYEIEGPTVMPKEVLKASGHVDNFTDPMTKCEECGEVFRADHIIEDAIGEDVESLENEELDQIVVENNILCPECGGKLANIWNYNLMFQTMIGAKGDKVGYMRPETAQGIFILFKRLERFFRGKLPFGAVQLGKAYRNEISPRQGVIRLREFTQAEAEIFLNPEDKTTPKFNKIKDEILYLNSQEVQETGGEPLKITAGEALEQGIVANEMLVYQLYLAKKFLNEIGIPDEVLRFRQHLAGEMAHYALDCWDVECLTDKYGWVEIIGIADRGDYDLTSHTKFSNDDLNVFIEYDEPKVVKKTVVKPNLSKFGPVFKGDSPKVKQAIEQADADEIIQSLEENGKYVVELDNVYEVPEDLLIIEEVEEEIAGEKIVPHVIEPSFGIDRIVYCTLLHSFHDGDKEYFKFANEVAPVQVGVYPLVNKEGPREIAEEITNSLRLEGYTVEHEVTGTIGKRYARADEIGVPLAITVDFDSLEDNKVTIRNRDTEEQERIAIDEISPYLEAYYK, encoded by the coding sequence ATGAATCATGATAAAATGACAAACATTAGTGCAAAAAGAGGATTTCTCTGGCCATCTTTTGAAATTTATTCTGGAGTATCCGGATTTACAGATTATGGACCTCTTGGAGCAAGTTTAAAAAACAACATAATGCAAAAATGGAGAAAGCAATACGTTTCAGGAGAAGGATTTTACGAAATCGAAGGACCTACCGTAATGCCTAAAGAAGTTTTAAAGGCATCAGGACACGTTGACAACTTTACTGATCCAATGACCAAATGTGAAGAATGTGGAGAAGTGTTTAGAGCTGACCACATCATTGAAGATGCAATTGGAGAAGATGTTGAAAGTTTGGAAAATGAAGAGCTTGATCAGATTGTTGTTGAAAACAATATCCTATGTCCCGAATGTGGTGGAAAACTAGCCAACATTTGGAATTATAACTTGATGTTCCAAACCATGATTGGAGCAAAAGGAGATAAAGTAGGTTACATGAGGCCTGAAACCGCTCAAGGAATATTCATTCTCTTCAAAAGACTTGAAAGATTCTTTAGAGGAAAACTTCCGTTTGGTGCAGTCCAACTTGGAAAGGCATATAGGAATGAGATTTCACCAAGACAGGGAGTAATCAGACTTAGGGAGTTTACACAGGCTGAAGCAGAAATTTTCCTAAACCCTGAAGACAAGACAACCCCTAAATTCAACAAGATCAAGGATGAAATCCTATACCTGAATTCCCAGGAAGTTCAGGAAACCGGAGGGGAACCTCTTAAAATTACAGCAGGCGAAGCATTGGAACAGGGAATTGTAGCTAATGAAATGCTCGTATATCAATTATACTTAGCTAAAAAGTTTTTAAATGAAATTGGAATTCCTGATGAAGTTTTAAGATTCAGACAACATTTGGCTGGAGAAATGGCCCATTATGCTCTTGACTGTTGGGATGTAGAATGTTTGACTGACAAGTATGGCTGGGTTGAAATAATAGGAATTGCCGATAGGGGAGATTATGACCTAACTTCACACACTAAATTCAGTAATGACGATTTGAATGTTTTCATTGAATATGATGAACCTAAAGTCGTTAAGAAAACAGTTGTGAAACCTAACCTTTCAAAATTCGGACCTGTCTTCAAAGGAGATTCCCCAAAAGTCAAACAGGCCATCGAACAAGCAGACGCAGATGAGATTATCCAAAGCCTTGAAGAAAACGGAAAATATGTAGTTGAATTAGACAACGTATATGAGGTTCCAGAAGATCTCTTGATAATTGAAGAGGTTGAAGAGGAAATTGCCGGTGAAAAGATTGTTCCACATGTAATCGAACCTTCCTTTGGAATTGATAGAATCGTTTACTGCACACTTCTCCATTCATTCCACGATGGAGATAAAGAATACTTTAAGTTTGCAAACGAAGTAGCTCCAGTTCAGGTAGGGGTTTATCCTTTAGTAAACAAGGAAGGACCTCGTGAAATTGCAGAAGAAATTACCAACAGCCTCAGATTGGAGGGCTACACTGTAGAACACGAAGTAACTGGAACAATAGGTAAAAGATATGCAAGGGCCGATGAAATCGGTGTTCCTTTAGCTATCACTGTTGATTTTGATAGTTTAGAAGACAACAAAGTAACAATCAGGAACAGGGATACTGAAGAACAGGAAAGAATAGCTATTGATGAAATTAGCCCATATCTTGAAGCTTATTACAAATAA